Proteins co-encoded in one Chloroflexota bacterium genomic window:
- a CDS encoding CBS domain-containing protein has product MRNSIKLFRVFGIEVGLDYSWFLIFALLTWTLASEVFPKTNWPSVFVWMLAVLTSLLFFASVLAHEFGHSVVALLTGVPVRRITLFIFGGLAQIAREPRRALDEFLIAAAGPLVSLILAMGFGMIWLFGLLLDIRSLTVLGGWLGGINLSLALFNIIPGFPLDGGRMLRAVLWGATGSLDRATRITARLGQGIAYIFIFLGVLWVFRGNWMGGLWIAFIGWFLMSAATQSVQQVALRELLEGFTARDVMTTDCQTVPPQLTLDVLVDQLMMPTGRRCFPVVEGDNLVGLVTLHRIKEVGRGKWEETHVRDVMIPRDEMLAARPDEPLGALFERMTSDGVNQLPVIDEEGHLIGLVARDSVISFLRTRAELATG; this is encoded by the coding sequence ATGCGAAATTCGATCAAGTTGTTTCGGGTGTTCGGCATCGAGGTCGGCCTGGACTATTCCTGGTTCCTGATCTTCGCCTTGCTCACATGGACCCTGGCCTCTGAGGTGTTTCCGAAGACGAACTGGCCCTCCGTCTTCGTGTGGATGCTGGCCGTCCTGACCAGCCTGCTCTTTTTCGCCTCGGTCCTGGCCCACGAGTTCGGCCACAGCGTCGTGGCCCTGCTGACCGGCGTGCCGGTGCGGCGTATCACGCTCTTCATCTTCGGAGGGCTGGCCCAGATCGCTCGGGAGCCCCGGCGGGCTCTTGACGAGTTCCTGATCGCCGCCGCGGGCCCTCTGGTCTCCCTGATCCTGGCCATGGGCTTCGGCATGATCTGGCTCTTCGGGCTGCTGCTGGACATACGCTCGCTCACGGTGCTGGGCGGGTGGCTGGGCGGCATCAACCTCTCCCTGGCGCTGTTCAACATCATCCCCGGATTCCCCTTGGATGGCGGGCGTATGCTGCGCGCGGTGCTCTGGGGGGCCACCGGCAGCCTGGACCGGGCCACCCGCATCACCGCCCGGCTGGGCCAGGGCATCGCCTACATCTTCATCTTCCTGGGCGTTCTGTGGGTCTTCCGCGGCAACTGGATGGGCGGTTTGTGGATCGCCTTCATCGGCTGGTTCCTGATGAGCGCGGCGACCCAAAGCGTCCAGCAGGTGGCGCTGCGAGAGCTATTGGAGGGGTTCACCGCGCGAGACGTCATGACGACGGATTGCCAGACGGTCCCTCCGCAGCTCACCCTGGATGTGCTGGTGGATCAGCTCATGATGCCGACGGGGCGACGCTGTTTCCCCGTCGTCGAGGGGGATAACCTGGTTGGGTTGGTCACCCTGCATCGCATCAAGGAGGTCGGGCGGGGAAAGTGGGAGGAGACCCATGTGCGTGACGTGATGATCCCGCGGGATGAGATGCTCGCGGCCCGCCCGGACGAGCCCTTGGGCGCGCTCTTTGAGCGCATGACCAGCGATGGCGTGAACCAGCTGCCGGTCATCGACGAGGAGGGACATCTGATCGGCCTGGTGGCTCGCGATAGCGTGATCTCCTTCCTGCGCACGCGCGCGGAGCTGGCCACGGGGTGA